A genomic stretch from Plasmodium cynomolgi strain B DNA, chromosome 8, whole genome shotgun sequence includes:
- a CDS encoding U5 small nuclear ribonuclear protein (putative) has translation MRVGGRQRGEEGEKKGKNEAGRDGSEWGHGGSDDQSEDESADGREDGRDGGGEKHLGDNMDELQRAYEGVEVFVEQEDTQDIEEATINKINTNVERISFIKKLDVEANRKNFDLIETSLPSNTFSFKYMSQLMSQTQFIKNICIAGHFHHGKTTLIDRIIEFTREKKDSKTKLIYGSGTTSEGNPNSGTVSFFHVNTEMEGVLIKRNNVRKNNTSMVTPFNTKKIDHLINYTDTRLDEQARGLSIKAIPISLILQNKMYENIPSNILLNKKKNNLKYKSYLFNIMDTPGHVNFFDEFLCAVNICECCCLVVDVTDGCMYVTENIIKTCIYENVKMVLIINCIDKLIMDLRLPPNDAYHKINYTIEEINNKIESFCDMLNKSPKEKKKFLLSPLKNNVLFASSIYGVFFTLKSFSKIYCNLYSAYNIDIDEFAQHLWGDIYFNEKDFSFVSSPLYSNQRRSFVEFILNPIYKIFGYVCSEEKEFLIPFFKNFNITLKKNDYLFNNKYLLKKINGMIFEDTTAFVDVILDNCPSPLENAKQKTRQIYSGSLKTKLCYDMMRCLKGDQTDNLMIYIIKNYHRPECIILDLFGRVMCGTIRKGQTVRILGEGYSPSDDEDMITRVVTHLWIYEGRYRVEVDEVPAGNFVLIGGVDICINKTCTITNVKKKRAGYAQGKGSKKKGELNGMKAAGILPTSGGSRNGLKKEERRLLLEEEEAETEIFYPLHRKFKYINCANSVFKVACEPINPSELPKMLDGLRKIDKTYPLSSTKVEESGEHIILGTGELYLDCILHDLRKLYGDLEIKVSDPVVQFNETVIETSALNCFAETPNKKNKIHMIVEPMQKELTDDIVQGLVHLNKGERDANVEEYLHTVDRLLREEGGAGEAVEAVDESDKSDAPDEVHLNGANEGNPPSEKRTSTLNYNLDKNVISLLTDKHNWDMLSIRSIWAFGPESNSPNILVDDSLYKETNKENLYAIKENIIQGFCWATKEGPLIEECMKNVKVKILKGEIDDDPINRGAGQIIPTTRRAIYSSFLLATPRLMEPILFTEIICSGDSVSSVYNVLSRRRGHVLKDFPKVGTPLYMVHAYLPAIESFGFETDLRTHTSGQAFCLSMFDHWHIVPGDPLDKSVILRPLEPAPIQHLAREFLLKTRRRKGLTEDVTINRFFDDPMLLNIKDEFAEYF, from the coding sequence ATGCGGGTCGGAGGAaggcaaaggggagaagagggggaaaaaaaggggaaaaacgaagCTGGTAGAGACGGCAGCGAATGGGGCCATGGCGGAAGTGATGACCAAAGTGAGGACGAAAGTGCGGACGGACGTGAGGACGGACGTGacgggggaggagaaaaacaccTCGGGGACAACATGGACGAATTACAGAGAGCGTACGAAGGGGTGGAAGTGTTTGTGGAACAGGAGGATACACAAGACATAGAAGAAGCGACGatcaataaaataaacacaaatGTAGAGCGAATCAGCTTCATTAAGAAACTGGACGTGGAGGCAAACAGGAAGAACTTCGACCTGATCGAAACGAGTCTCCCCAGCAACACGTTCAGTTTTAAATACATGTCGCAGTTGATGTCCCAAACgcaatttataaaaaatatttgtatagcGGGACATTTCCATCACGGGAAGACCACCCTCATAGATAGGATAATCGAATTTActcgagaaaaaaaggatagcAAAACGAAATTGATTTATGGAAGTGGCACAACAAGTGAGGGAAATCCAAACAGCGGCACAGTAAGCTTCTTTCACGTGAATACCGAAATGGAGGGAGtactaataaaaagaaacaacgtaagaaaaaataatacatccATGGTGACTCcatttaatacaaaaaaaattgaccatttaataaattatacagATACAAGACTTGATGAACAAGCAAGAGGATTATCCATTAAAGCAATTCCTATATCACTcattcttcaaaataaaatgtatgaaaatattcctagtaatattttactgaataaaaaaaaaaataatttgaaatatAAATCATACCTTTTTAATATCATGGATACACCAGGacatgtcaatttttttgatgaGTTCCTATGTGCAGTGAATATATGTGAATGCTGCTGTTTGGTTGTAGACGTCACCGATGGATGTATGTACGTGAcggaaaatataataaaaacgtgcatttacgaaaatgtgaagatgGTATTAATTATTAACTGTATAGATAAATTAATAATGGATTTGCGTTTGCCTCCGAATGATGCATACCACAAAATTAACTACACCATTGAGGAGATTAACAATAAAATTGAGTCGTTTTGTGACATGTTAAATAAGAGtccaaaggagaagaagaaatttttgttatcaCCTTTGAAAAACAACGTCCTGTTCGCTTCCAGCATTtatggagttttttttaccctcaAATCGTTTAGTAAAATTTATTGTAACTTGTACAGTGCATACAATATTGATATTGACGAATTCGCACAGCACCTTTGGGgagatatttattttaacgaGAAGGATTTTTCTTTCGTTTCATCTCCACTCTATTCAAATCAGAGGAGATCATTTGTTGAGTTTATCTTAAATCCGATTTATAAAATCTTCGGGTATGTCTGttcagaagaaaaagaattccTGATtccgttttttaaaaattttaacattaccctgaaaaaaaatgactacctttttaataataaataccttcttaaaaaaatcaatggCATGATATTTGAAGATACAACTGCATTTGTGGATGTCATTCTGGATAATTGTCCCTCTCCATTAGAGAATGCTAAACAGAAGACGAGGCAAATTTATTCAGGTTCTTTAAAAACCAAATTATGCTACGATATGATGAGATGTCTTAAAGGGGATCAAACGGACAATCTAATGATTTACATAATTAAGAATTACCATCGACCGGAATGCATCATTTTGGATCTCTTCGGTAGGGTCATGTGTGGTACCATCAGGAAGGGACAAACAGTGCGCATCTTAGGGGAGGGATACAGCCCTAGTGACGATGAAGATATGATAACTAGAGTAGTTACTCACCTGTGGATTTACGAGGGTAGATACCGAGTCGAGGTCGATGAGGTCCCCGCGGGAAATTTCGTTCTCATTGGTGGAGTTGATATTTGCATTAACAAAACGTGCACCATAACGAatgtgaaaaagaagagagcTGGGTACGCACAGGGAAAAGGCTCAAAGAAGAAGGGTGAGTTGAACGGAATGAAAGCAGCGGGAATTTTACCCACCTCAGGAGGATCTCgaaatggtttgaaaaaggaagaacggAGACTCCTGctcgaggaagaagaagcagaaacggAGATATTCTATCCATTACATAGAAAGTTCAAGTATATAAATTGTGCTAACTCCGTTTTTAAGGTCGCTTGTGAACCTATTAACCCCTCGGAACTTCCCAAAATGTTGGATGGTCTcagaaaaattgacaaaacgTATCCTTTGTCCAGCACCAAAGTGGAGGAATCTGGTGAACATATCATCCTGGGGACGGGGGAGCTATACTTGGACTGCATTTTGCACGACTTGAGGAAGCTTTATGGAGACCTCGAAATTAAGGTATCCGATCCCGTGGTGCAGTTTAACGAAACGGTTATCGAAACGTCGGCTCTGAACTGTTTTGCGGAGACTCCAaataagaagaacaaaattcaCATGATTGTGGAACCGATGCAGAAGGAGCTGACGGATGACATCGTGCAGGGGCTGGTTCACCTGAACAAGGGCGAGCGAGACGCCAACGTCGAGGAGTACCTGCACACGGTCGACAGGCTGCTGcgggaggaggggggagcgggggaagcggtggaagCGGTGGACGAATCGGACAAATCAGACGCACCCGACGAAGTGCACCTAAACGGAGCAAACGAAGGAAACCCCCCCTCGGAGAAACGCACGAGTACTCTGAATTACAACCTAGACAAAAACGTCATCTCGTTGCTCACGGACAAGCACAACTGGGATATGCTGTCAATAAGATCCATTTGGGCCTTCGGTCCGGAAAGCAACAGCCCAAACATCCTAGTCGACGATTCCTTGTATAAAGAAACAAACAAAGAAAATCTGTACGCCATTAAGGAGAATATTATCCAAGGATTTTGCTGGGCCACGAAGGAGGGACCTCTAATCGAAGAGTgcatgaaaaatgtgaaagtaaaaattttaaaaggtgAAATAGATGATGACCCAATCAATAGAGGAGCTGGGCAAATTATACCAACAACGAGGAGAGCTATatattcatcctttttattaGCTACCCCGAGGTTAATGGAACCTATTTTGTTCACAGAAATTATTTGTTCAGGTGATTCTGTTTCATCAGTTTATAATGTGCTGTCTAGAAGAAGAGGTCACGTATTGAAAGATTTCCCTAAAGTGGGAACCCCCTTGTATATGGTTCATGCGTACTTACCAGCAATTGAGTCCTTCGGATTCGAAACTGATTTAAGGACACATACTAGTGGACAGGCATTTTGCTTAAGTATGTTTGATCACTGGCATATTGTCCCAGGGGACCCTCTAGATAAGTCAGTCATTCTAAGGCCCTTGGAGCCAGCGCCTATTCAGCATTTGGCCCGAgaatttttgcttaaaacgaggaggaggaaggggtTAACCGAGGATGTTACGATTAACCGATTTTTTGACGACCCGATGCTCCTAAACATAAAGGACGAGTTCGCGGAATACTTCTGA
- a CDS encoding hypothetical protein (putative), translated as MNPGDGIEPIEIRKMRNDFVRCIIKDEEYKKKDEKKKEIVKYCKSYKDFCNIVSSVNMKPVRTYEQKVSYDDYVSLKISSSQSQMEAIKRRNRRSQNFQLTNLFQINNHVELPSPQEVEERKSEQEIQQFLRMLWDNQKDYANFIKRNYTSDELAHVLSLIRRKWDDLFEPTSVEDPVMETAQQKFLNLANFLIHWVNHWEKQNLSAYFTQDELNDINLNLQDVIGKIEKTASMYDE; from the exons ATGAACCCAGGCGACGGCATCGAACCCATCGAAATCAGGAAGATGCGAAACGACTTCGTCAGATGCATCATCAAAGATGaggagtacaaaaaaaaagacgagaaaaaaaaagaaatcgtTAAGTATTGTAAAAGCTACAAAGATTTTTGCAACATCGTAAGTTCAGTAAATATGAAACCAGTTAGGACATACGAGCAGAAGGTATCCTATGATGATTATGTCAGTTTGAAGATTTCCTCCTCACAGTCTCAAATGGAAGCTattaaaaggagaaacagaCGGAGCCAAAATTTTCAGCTCACGAATTTATTTCAGATTAATAACCACGTGGAACTACCCTCTCCGCAAGAGGTCGAAGAGAGGAAATCTGAACAGGAGATCCAGCAATTTTT ACGCATGCTCTGGGACAACCAAAAGGATTACGCCAATTTTATAAAACGCAACTACACCTCCGATGAACTGGCACACGTGCTTAGCCttataagaagaaaatgggACGACCTGTTTGAGCCCACTAGTGTAGAAGACCCCGTGATGGAAACGGCCCAGCAGAAATTTCTCAACTTGGCTAACTTCCTCATTCATTGGGTGAACCATTGGGAAAAGCAGAACCTCTCCGCTTACTTCACGCAGGACGAGTTGAACGATATAAACTTAAACCTCCAGGATGTGATTGGTAAGATTGAAAAAACGGCTTCTATGTATGATGAG